Proteins encoded within one genomic window of Mycobacteriales bacterium:
- a CDS encoding FAD-dependent oxidoreductase, whose protein sequence is MTNGTVIVGGSVAGVGVAIQLRRLGYEDAVTILEAQPTPPYDRPPLSKGVLTGTVDLADIAFHPEEQYTQLGIDIRTSTRAVGLDDDQLAVRLTDGSKVAADMIVIASGARARPFPTDELSGAVWTVRDLPDAIGLSSALAKAGRVVIIGGGFIGAEVATSARALGCSVVVVEVGTLPFEPLLGTEVATRLARLHESGGTEVRCGVGVERVEQLAAGQRVHLADGSHVDADVVVAGLGAVLNVEWLAGSGLVGDGGVRCDDRGHTIRSGVYAVGDVATWTNGDGVAVRHEHWTSAREQARIVAHEIAAIEGPRWSDSVPYVWSDQYGKRIQVLGSPAGADLVKVVDEDPERGSFVALYARAGRLIGVVGCNAAGKTMRYRSKLAAAATLDEL, encoded by the coding sequence ATGACGAACGGAACAGTCATCGTCGGTGGCTCGGTAGCAGGGGTCGGTGTGGCGATCCAGCTGCGCCGGCTCGGCTACGAGGACGCGGTGACGATTCTGGAAGCGCAACCCACGCCTCCCTATGACCGTCCGCCCCTGTCCAAGGGCGTGCTTACAGGCACGGTCGATCTGGCGGACATCGCTTTCCACCCGGAGGAGCAGTACACCCAGCTCGGTATCGACATCCGGACCTCGACTCGGGCCGTTGGTCTGGACGACGACCAACTGGCGGTCCGGCTCACCGACGGGTCCAAGGTTGCCGCCGACATGATCGTCATCGCCAGCGGGGCACGGGCCCGGCCTTTCCCCACCGACGAACTGTCAGGTGCGGTATGGACGGTGCGCGACCTGCCCGATGCGATCGGGCTCAGCTCGGCGCTCGCTAAGGCCGGGCGGGTGGTGATCATCGGAGGCGGCTTCATCGGCGCCGAGGTGGCCACGAGCGCCCGCGCACTGGGCTGTTCGGTGGTCGTCGTCGAAGTGGGAACGCTGCCGTTCGAACCGCTCCTGGGTACCGAGGTCGCCACACGGCTGGCCAGGCTTCACGAGAGCGGTGGGACCGAAGTGCGGTGCGGAGTCGGAGTGGAGCGCGTTGAGCAACTCGCCGCGGGACAGCGCGTCCACCTTGCTGATGGCAGTCACGTGGACGCGGATGTCGTGGTCGCTGGATTGGGAGCCGTGCTGAATGTCGAATGGTTGGCCGGCTCCGGGCTGGTCGGCGACGGGGGCGTGCGGTGTGACGATCGTGGACACACAATCCGTAGCGGTGTCTACGCGGTCGGAGACGTGGCCACTTGGACCAACGGCGACGGCGTTGCCGTCCGTCACGAGCACTGGACCAGTGCACGCGAGCAGGCGCGCATCGTCGCGCATGAGATTGCCGCGATCGAGGGTCCGCGATGGAGCGATTCCGTCCCCTACGTTTGGTCGGACCAGTATGGGAAGCGGATCCAGGTGCTGGGCAGCCCGGCAGGCGCCGATCTCGTTAAGGTCGTAGACGAGGACCCCGAACGCGGCTCCTTCGTCGCGCTGTACGCTCGCGCCGGCCGGCTGATCGGTGTCGTCGGCTGCAATGCCGCAGGAAAAACCATGCGTTACCGCTCTAAGCTGGCCGCAGCTGCGACGCTTGACGAGCTCTGA
- a CDS encoding GntR family transcriptional regulator translates to MSGDLVARTDVELFRPARPRRAFDEIIDQVRQLIDDGQLSPGDRLPPERVLAEQFAVSRNTVREAFRMLEISGVITLRRGQKGGAVITQSGSSGVAASISQRLSLTDFSLEDLTDCMRWLCGLVVHVAGPKLTPEDFAALEANTQAGAQLTDAASRGERALVLLEFYNILANATDNPVLAVLVESLTSILRSLIPRLDTPNHQFVIRARRKMIRLLKKGEFEVAADELDGYLVKLHARWLKADDGRAIHTVPILAGQPG, encoded by the coding sequence ATGAGTGGTGACCTGGTAGCTCGGACCGATGTCGAACTGTTTCGGCCAGCGCGTCCACGCCGAGCATTCGACGAGATCATCGACCAGGTGCGCCAACTGATCGACGACGGCCAGCTGTCGCCCGGCGACCGTCTGCCCCCAGAGCGTGTTCTGGCCGAACAATTCGCAGTCAGCCGCAACACCGTCCGAGAAGCATTCCGAATGCTCGAGATCAGTGGCGTGATTACGCTGCGTCGCGGGCAGAAGGGCGGCGCGGTCATCACCCAGTCGGGATCCTCAGGAGTCGCGGCGAGCATCAGCCAGCGGCTGTCTCTGACCGACTTCTCACTCGAGGATCTGACCGATTGCATGCGGTGGCTTTGCGGGCTCGTGGTGCACGTGGCAGGTCCGAAGCTGACACCGGAGGACTTCGCGGCGTTGGAAGCGAACACCCAGGCCGGCGCGCAGCTGACTGATGCTGCGAGCCGCGGAGAACGTGCACTCGTGCTGCTCGAGTTCTACAACATCCTCGCGAATGCCACCGACAATCCCGTACTTGCGGTGCTCGTCGAGTCGCTGACATCGATTCTGCGAAGCCTGATCCCACGACTGGACACACCCAATCACCAGTTCGTCATTCGGGCTCGCAGGAAGATGATCAGGCTGCTCAAGAAGGGCGAGTTCGAGGTCGCGGCTGACGAACTCGACGGCTACCTGGTCAAGCTGCACGCGCGCTGGCTGAAGGCAGACGATGGTCGAGCGATCCACACTGTGCCGATCCTCGCCGGTCAGCCTGGCTGA